One Mesoplodon densirostris isolate mMesDen1 chromosome X, mMesDen1 primary haplotype, whole genome shotgun sequence genomic region harbors:
- the LOC132482754 gene encoding LOW QUALITY PROTEIN: F-box/WD repeat-containing protein 7-like (The sequence of the model RefSeq protein was modified relative to this genomic sequence to represent the inferred CDS: substituted 2 bases at 2 genomic stop codons) — MNQELLSVGSKRXXTGGSLRGNPSSSQADEEQMNRVVEEEQQQQLRQEEEHTARNGEVVGVEPRPGDQSDSQQGQLEENNNRFISVDEDSSGNQEEQEEDEEHAGEQDEEDEEEEEMDQESDDFDQSDDSSREDEHTHSNSVTNSSSIVDLPIHQLSSPFYTKTTKVSTFSLLFT; from the coding sequence ATGAATCAGGAACTGCTCTCTGTGGGCAGCAAAAGATGATGAACTGGAGGCTCTCTGAGAGGTAACCCTTCCTCAAGCCAGGCAGATGAGGAGCAGATGAATCGTGTGGTGGAGGaggaacagcagcagcagctaaGACAAGAGGAGGAGCACACTGCAAGGAATGGTGAAGTCGTTGGAGTAGAACCTAGACCTGGAGACCAAAGTGATTCCCAGCAAGGACAATTGGAAGAAAACAATAACCGATTTATTTCAGTAGATGAGGACTCCTCGGGAAACCAAGAGGAACAAGAGGAAGACGAAGAACATGCTGGTGAACAAGATgaggaggatgaagaggaagaggaaatggaCCAGGAGAGTGATGATTTTGATCAGTCTGATGACAGCAGCAGGGAAGATGAACATACACATAGTAACAGTGTCACAAACTCTAGTAGTATCGTGGACCTGCCTATTCACCAACTCTCCTCCCCGTTCTATACAAAGACAACAAAAGTGAGTACATTTAGTCTGCTCTTCACCTGA